The Methanothrix sp. DNA window TCCAACGTAGAGAGCGTCTATGGCCTCGCCTGTGACACCAGCGTCCTCTATCGCGGCTATGCCTGTTTCCACGACCAGATCGCGCAGTGAGCTGTCCCAGCGCTCACCGAACCGCGTGCAACCGACCCCGATGATTGATACAGCCCTCATAGTCTGAGCTTCCCCTTGTGCTTCGCGTATCTCGCGTAGTCGATGTACTCCGCTATTGCTATGTAATCCCTCACGCTCGGGGCTCGATCCCTGATATCGTTTATCCTCTCAGTGACCCTGATGCTGAATGCATCGCTCCCCGCGCCGGATCCGAAGCTGGTGACGAATATGCTCTCACCTGGTTTCGCCTGGTCGAGTGTCGCTGCCAGGCCGATCAGCGTCGAGCCGGAGTAGGTGTTTCCTATGAGCGGCACCACAAGCCCTGGAGCGATCTGCTCCTTTGTGAATCCGAGCTTTGCCGCGACCCTTACCGGGAACTTTCCGTTGGGCTGGTGGAAGACAGCATAATCGTAATCCTCCGGTCTTCTCCCCAGCATCTCCATGAGCCCCCTGGCGGCAGAGGTCACGTGCTTGAAGTATGCCGGCTCCCCTGTAAACCTCCCGCCGTGCTCTGGATACGGCATGCCCTCCCTGCGCCAGAAATCCGGGGTATCGGTGGTGAATGAGTATGTGCCCTCTATCTCCGCGATGAGATCCCCGGCACCCACAACATATGCTGCCCCACCCGCAGCTGCAGTGTACTCCAGAGCATCACCCGGGGCGCCCTGGCTCACGTCTGCGCCTATGGCCAGCCCCAGGTCGATCATGCCTGACCTGACCAGACCCAGGCATGCCTGGATGGCCGCGGTGCCTGCCTTGCAGGCGAACTCCATATCAGCAACGGTATGAGAATGAGAGCATCCGATCGCCTCGCCGACGATGGTGCCGGTCGGCTTCACAGCATATGGGTGGCTTTCGGAGCCTGTGTAGATGGCGCCTATCCTGCGTGGATCGATATTCGCCCTGGATACCGCATTTCTGGCGGCCTCAACAGCGATGGTGGCGGTATCTTCGTCCAGGTCGGGAACCGCCTTCTCGTAGACGTTGAGTCCCCGCGCGACATCCTCCACCTCTCCCCAGACCCTGGCAATCTCATCGACCTTTATCCTGTACCTCGGAATGTAAACACCGTAGCTGACTATACCGACGCCCAAGTGATCCCCTCTCATATCCTGCTCAGGCTGCTGGATAGCTCCTCTGGCGATAGCAGCGTGGTAAGAAGGGGTATGTTCTCCACCCTTGCGATCTTCACAGCTACCGGATCCACGCGCTCAGCCTCTATGCCCTGGAGTATGACCGCGCCTGGTTTCAGGTTTGACACCCGTATCGCGACCAGCGGCGATCTCCCCCTTGTGACACCTGTGAATATAAGCGCTCTGGCAGTGCTTCGGCCGTAGATCTTGTAGAACTGCTCGGGCAGAAGCTCCAGTATCGCCTTTATGCTATCGATTATCGTGTAGCCGTTGATCTGCACATCCGTGCTCCCGCATATAAGCGTCGCATCTATCTCTGCCATGAACTCCGCAAGCGTGACCGGCCTGGCATACTCGCAGACAGAGCATATCGCGCTCAGTCCGACCATGTCGCCGAACATGCTCTCGTATGCGCGCAGCACATTGCATCCTCTCAGCTCATCAATCTTGAGAAGCGCATCGATGATCTTGCTGACTATCAGTATGCCTGGTGATCGTCGTCTTCCGCTCTCGTAATCGCTTATCACGCTCGGTGATATGCCCAGGTAGTTCGAGAGCTCTGTCTGGCTTATCCCGAAGTTCCGGCGCCACTTTCTGAGGGTCTCGCCAGGGTTCTGGGAAAGCGTGATCTCGCCGGCGATCTTCTCGGCCAGCAAGCCCCTGATGTTTGAGAACTCCCCCTCAGAATTCATGCCAGTTAACTCGAGCAACTAGAATATAAAGATGGCGAAATGTCGTTCGTCATTTAACGAAAGTGGGAGGGGACATAAAAGAGAGATGCGCCGACCGGGATTCGAACCCGGGTTGTAGGCTTTCTTCGGGATGCTTGGAAGGCCCAAGTCATAACCGCTAGACCATCGGCGCGCCCGCCATTCTGTCTCATGCCAGACTTTTAATGCTTTCGATTGAGCACGCCCGGATTGCCTGGTCCCACTGGTTGCTTCCTGCGCTTACAGAATTCCCAGTGACGCGCTCTTCCAGGCACCTCTGGTCACTCGCGTGGAGAATTCGGCATGCGCTTTACACAGGCACTCCCATCCGGTTCAGGTGTTTGCGTATCGCGTCAGCGAGCATGTTCTCGGGATCGATGAGCTCGTACCTGACAGAGGTCGATGGTTTGTTTATGCTCATCACGCGGCGCAGGTCGACCGGCGTGGCGATGACCACTGCGTCACAGTCGCATCTGTTTATGCTCTCCTCGAGCTCTTTCATCTGCTCCGGGTAATAGCCGAGCGCGGGAAGGGCATCCTTGATGTGACCGTACCTCTCGAGCGTCTCACGGATACTTCCGACGGCGAACGGCCTGGGATCCACGATCTCCGATGCGCCGCAGATCTCCGCTGCGATCCTGCCGGCCCCTGATGGCATCCCTCCATGTGTCAGCGTGGGGCCGTCCTCGATCACGAGAACCCTCCTGCCCTTTATGAGATCCGGGTCCTGGACGCTTATGGCAGAGGCTGCTCTGAGCACCCTGGCCCTGGGGTTGAGCCGTGCAGCGTTGCTCTCTATGGATGCAGCAGCATCCTCAGGAGCTGTGTTCACCTTGTTTATCACGATGATATCAGCGCATCTGAAGTTGACGCTTCCAGGGTGGTATGTGAGCTCGTGCCCGGGGCGCATCGCGTCCGCCACAGTGATCCAGAGGTCAGGTTTTACAAAAGGAAGATCGTTGTTTCCGCCATCCCAGACTATGATATCTGCTTCTCTCTCAGCCGCCCTGAGAACCATCTCGCAGTCAACGCCAGAATAAACAGCTGTGCCCATCCTG harbors:
- a CDS encoding hydroxymethylglutaryl-CoA synthase produces the protein MRGDHLGVGIVSYGVYIPRYRIKVDEIARVWGEVEDVARGLNVYEKAVPDLDEDTATIAVEAARNAVSRANIDPRRIGAIYTGSESHPYAVKPTGTIVGEAIGCSHSHTVADMEFACKAGTAAIQACLGLVRSGMIDLGLAIGADVSQGAPGDALEYTAAAGGAAYVVGAGDLIAEIEGTYSFTTDTPDFWRREGMPYPEHGGRFTGEPAYFKHVTSAARGLMEMLGRRPEDYDYAVFHQPNGKFPVRVAAKLGFTKEQIAPGLVVPLIGNTYSGSTLIGLAATLDQAKPGESIFVTSFGSGAGSDAFSIRVTERINDIRDRAPSVRDYIAIAEYIDYARYAKHKGKLRL
- a CDS encoding helix-turn-helix domain-containing protein, whose amino-acid sequence is MNSEGEFSNIRGLLAEKIAGEITLSQNPGETLRKWRRNFGISQTELSNYLGISPSVISDYESGRRRSPGILIVSKIIDALLKIDELRGCNVLRAYESMFGDMVGLSAICSVCEYARPVTLAEFMAEIDATLICGSTDVQINGYTIIDSIKAILELLPEQFYKIYGRSTARALIFTGVTRGRSPLVAIRVSNLKPGAVILQGIEAERVDPVAVKIARVENIPLLTTLLSPEELSSSLSRI
- a CDS encoding cyclic 2,3-diphosphoglycerate synthase — protein: MPRERVLILGAAGRDFHNFNVLYRSDPEHLVVAFTAAQIPNIAFRLYPSELAGPLYPDGIPIFPESDLERLIGEMDVDRCVLAYSDLSNQEVMEIAARVLSCGADFELVGQRTMLRSSKPVVAVCAVRTGAGKSQTARYIVNQLRSSGLNPVVIRHPMPYRDLLEEAVRRYSSLDELDSAGMTIEEREEFESHIRMGTAVYSGVDCEMVLRAAEREADIIVWDGGNNDLPFVKPDLWITVADAMRPGHELTYHPGSVNFRCADIIVINKVNTAPEDAAASIESNAARLNPRARVLRAASAISVQDPDLIKGRRVLVIEDGPTLTHGGMPSGAGRIAAEICGASEIVDPRPFAVGSIRETLERYGHIKDALPALGYYPEQMKELEESINRCDCDAVVIATPVDLRRVMSINKPSTSVRYELIDPENMLADAIRKHLNRMGVPV